In the Nocardioides marmotae genome, GGGATCGAGGTGCATGCCACCCACTTAAGCACTGCTACAGGTTCGTGAGGAACATTCGCTGGCCTGATGGGCGCTGCGCGCCTAGCGTCGGGCCCGTGCTCGACCACCTGCTGACCGGGACCGCGACCGGCCTCGCCCTCATCGTCGCCATCGGCGCGCAGAACGCCTTCGTCCTGCGGCAGGGCCTGGCCCGTGATCACGTCGCCCTGGTCGTCGCGATCTGCGCGGTCTCCGACCTCGTGCTGATCCTCGCCGGGGTCGCGGGCATCGGCACCCTCGTCGAGCGCGCGCCGTGGGCGATCGAGGTGGTGCGGTGGCTGGGCGTGGCCTTCCTGTGCTGGTACGGCGTCTCCTCGCTGCTCCGCGCGCGCCGGCCGGACGCGCTGGCGGCCACCGGCGGCCCGCGCCTCTCCCGCCGGTCGGCGGCGCTGCGGGCGCTCGCGCTGACCTGGCTCAACCCGCACGTCTACCTCGACACCGTGCTCCTGCTGGGCTCGGTCGCGGCCACCCACGGGTCCGGCGGGCGGTGGTGGTTCGCGGCGGGCGCGTGCCTGGCCAGCGTGGTGTGGTTCTCCGGCCTGGGGTACGGCGCCCGGCTGCTCGCGCGGTTCCTCGCCAGCGCCCGCGCCTGGCAGGTGCTCGACGTGCTCATCGGCGTCACGATGCTCGCGATCGCGGCGCGGCTGGCCCTGGGCGGCTGAGCTCCCGAGGACCCGAGCGGGGCTACCCCTCGACGCCGCCGAGCGGGAGGACGAGCCGGGCGTCGGCGCCCTCGGCGAGGCGCACCGGCACGCCCCAGTCCTGCTGGTGCATGTGGCACGCGGCGCCCTCCCCGCCGCCCGCGTCGCAGGACGCCGCCCGGGCGGCGACGTGCAGCACGCCCTCGCCGACGTGGGGGTCGAGCACGATCGTGCGGGTCAGCTCGGTGCCGCGGCCGCCGCCCTCGCGGACCAGCTGCGGCGGGGTCGCCTCGACGAGCAGCTGGGCGGGCGGGCCGAACCGGTCGTCGACCTTCTGCCCCGGCGGCGGGGTGAAGGAGACGACCAGCTCGAGGGTGGCCGGCACCTCGGTGACCGGCCGCTGGGTGGAGTGCGCGAAGCCGTCGGTGCGCGTGCCGGCGCCGCCGAGCGGCACCCGGGTGAGCCGGTGCGCGCCGGACTCGACGACGACCAGGTCGCTCCCGTCGACGTGGGCGGCGCTGGGCTCGGCCAGCCCGCCGGCCAGCGTGGTGACCTCGCCGGCGACGGGGTCCAGGCGGCGGACCGCGCCGTTGTAGGTGTCGCAGACCGCGACCGAGCCGTCGGGGAGGACCGTCACGCCGAGCGGGTGCTGGAGCAGCGCCTGGTCGGCCGGACCGTCGCGGAAGCCGAAGTCGAACAGGCCGGTGCCGACGGCGGTGCGCACCTCGAGGCCGGCCGGCCCCTCCTCGACCCACCGCACCGCGGAGGTCTCGCTGTCGGCCAGCCAGAGGCGCTCGCCCGCGGGCGCGAGCCGGGAGGTCTGGGCGAACCACGCCTCGGCGAGCGGGCCGTCGAGCAGCCCCTCGTTGGCGGTGCCGCCCGCGACCTCCACCGCGCCGGTGCGCGGGTCGAGGGTCCACAGCTGGTGGATGCCCGCCATCGCCACCCAGACCCGGTCGCGCCACCAGGCGACGTCCCAGGGGCTGGAGAGGCGGTCGGTGCCGTCGCCCTGCATCCACTGGCGGCCGTCGCCCGCGAGCACGCGGACCTCGCCGGAGGTCGTGTCGAGCCCGTGGAGCCGGTGGCCGACCGTGTCGGCCACGACGGCGTCGTACCCGACCTCGGCGGCGACGTCGGCGGGCAGCAGGCACAGGCCGTTGGGCTCGCGGAAGCCGCCGAACCGGCGCAGCACCGCGCCGTCCGCGGCCAGCTCGACCACCTCGTCGTGGCCGGCGTCGGCGACGAGCACCCGGCCGTCGGGCAGCGGCACGGCCGAGGCCGGGAAGCGCAGGTCGGTGGGCTCGACGACGGGCGGGACGTACGGCGAGTCGCCGGGCTGGAGGGTGCCCTTCGCGCGGTGCTCGGCGACCAGCTGGTCCAGGAGCGCGTCGATCGCGTGGGCGTGGCCCTCGCCGGCGTACTGCCCCACGACGTAGCCCTCGGGGTCGACCAGGACCAGCGTCGGCCAGGCGCGGGCGGTGTAGGCCTGCCAGGTCACCAGCTCGGGGTCGTCGAGGACCGGGTGGGTCACCGAGTAGCGCTCGACGGCGGCGCGCAGGGCGTCCGGGTCGGCCTCGTGCACGAACTTCGGGGAGTGCACGCCGATCACGACGAGCTCCTCGGCGTGCTCGGCCTCCACCGGCTTGAGCTCGTCGAGGACGTGGAGGCAGTTGATGCAGCAGAACGTCCAGAAATCGAGGAGCACGAACCGGCCGCGGAGGTCCGCGAGCCGCAGCGGCCCGTCGGTGTTGAGCCAACCGCGACCGACCAGCTCGGGAGCACGCACGCGGGCGGTCCTGTTCATGTGTCCAGTGTCCCCGCGCCCCCGGCCCTGTTGAAAAACACCGTCGCTCCCTCACCGCGCATGAGCGCCGCCCGATCGGCGGATCAGGTCGGACGCCCGGGGGCTACCGTGGCGCACGTGGCAGTCATCGAGACCGCGGGGCTCACCAAGCGCTACCCGCGCGTCACGGCCCTCGACCACCTCGACGTGCGCGTCGGGGAGGGGGTCACCGGGCTGGTGGGGGCGAACGGCGCCGGGAAGTCCACGCTGATCAAGATCCTGCTGGGCCTGCTGCCGGCGACCGACGGCAGCGCCCGGGTGCTCGGCCACGACGTGGCCACCGAGGGCGCGGCGATCCGGTCCCTGGTCGGCTACATGCCCGAGCACGACTGCCTGCCCGCCGACGTCTCCGCCAGCGACCTGGTGGTGCACCTGGGCCAGATGTCCGGGCTGCCCTACCCGGCGGCTCGCGAGCGTGCCTCCGACGTGCTGCGCCACGTGGGTCTCGCCGAGGAGCGCTACCGCCCGATCGGCGGCTACTCCACCGGCATGAAGCAGCGCGCCAAGCTCGCCCAGGCTCTCGTGCACGACCCCCGGCTGGTGCTGCTCGACGAGCCGACCAACGGCCTGGACCCCTCGGCGCGCGACGACATGCTCGCGCTGGTACGCCGGATCGGCGCCGAGTTCGGCATCTCGGTCCTGGTGACATCCCACCTGCTCGGCGAGCTGGAGCGGGTCAGCGACCACATCGTCGTCCTCGACGCCGGTCGACTGCTGCGCTCCTCGGCGACCTCCGAGTTCCTGCACGCCACCGGCAGCCTGCTCGTCGAGGTGCAGGGCCGCCACGACGCCGACCGGCTGCTCGGGCAGGCCCTGCTCGACGCCGGCCTGGTGGCGCGGCCGGCCGAGGGGCGCTTGGTCGAGGTGGACGTGCGCGACGAGCACACCCGCGACGTGGTCCGCGACCTGACCGTCGACCTCGGCCTCGGCCTGGTGCGGATGCAGGAGCGCCACCACCGCATCGAGGACGTCTTCCGCGACGGGGGTGCCGGCAGTGTCCAGCCCGTCTGAGCGCCCCGCCAGGCCGCCCGCCGGCACCGGTGTCATCCACGACCTCGGCTACCGGCGCTACACCGGCCCCCGGCTCGGCGAGCCGGCGGTGGCCCGGGCGTTCTTCCTCAGCGGCCTGCGGCACACCTACGGCCTGGGCCGCTCCGGGCGCTCGAAGGTGCTGCCGATGCTGCTGCTCGGGCTGATGCTGCTGCCGGCGCTGATCCTGGTCGGCGTGCTGGTGCAGGCCCGCGACCTGCTCGGCCTCGACGAGCAGCTCGTCGCCTACTCCACCTACCCGATCACCACCCAGCTGCTGATCTCGGTGTTCGTGGCCTCCCAGGCGCCCGCGCTGATCTCGCGCGACCTGCGCTTCCGCACGATCACCCTCTACCTGGCCCGGCCGATGCGGCGACGCACCTACGTGCTGGTGCGGCTGGCCTCCCTGACCGTGGCGACCTTCGTGCTGATCGGCGCGCCGCTGCTGCTGATGTACGTCGGCGGGGTCCTCGCCGACCTGCCGCTGACCCGGGAGACCGGCCGGTTCCTGGGCGGGC is a window encoding:
- a CDS encoding LysE/ArgO family amino acid transporter yields the protein MLDHLLTGTATGLALIVAIGAQNAFVLRQGLARDHVALVVAICAVSDLVLILAGVAGIGTLVERAPWAIEVVRWLGVAFLCWYGVSSLLRARRPDALAATGGPRLSRRSAALRALALTWLNPHVYLDTVLLLGSVAATHGSGGRWWFAAGACLASVVWFSGLGYGARLLARFLASARAWQVLDVLIGVTMLAIAARLALGG
- a CDS encoding NHL domain-containing thioredoxin family protein, with protein sequence MNRTARVRAPELVGRGWLNTDGPLRLADLRGRFVLLDFWTFCCINCLHVLDELKPVEAEHAEELVVIGVHSPKFVHEADPDALRAAVERYSVTHPVLDDPELVTWQAYTARAWPTLVLVDPEGYVVGQYAGEGHAHAIDALLDQLVAEHRAKGTLQPGDSPYVPPVVEPTDLRFPASAVPLPDGRVLVADAGHDEVVELAADGAVLRRFGGFREPNGLCLLPADVAAEVGYDAVVADTVGHRLHGLDTTSGEVRVLAGDGRQWMQGDGTDRLSSPWDVAWWRDRVWVAMAGIHQLWTLDPRTGAVEVAGGTANEGLLDGPLAEAWFAQTSRLAPAGERLWLADSETSAVRWVEEGPAGLEVRTAVGTGLFDFGFRDGPADQALLQHPLGVTVLPDGSVAVCDTYNGAVRRLDPVAGEVTTLAGGLAEPSAAHVDGSDLVVVESGAHRLTRVPLGGAGTRTDGFAHSTQRPVTEVPATLELVVSFTPPPGQKVDDRFGPPAQLLVEATPPQLVREGGGRGTELTRTIVLDPHVGEGVLHVAARAASCDAGGGEGAACHMHQQDWGVPVRLAEGADARLVLPLGGVEG
- a CDS encoding ABC transporter ATP-binding protein — translated: MAVIETAGLTKRYPRVTALDHLDVRVGEGVTGLVGANGAGKSTLIKILLGLLPATDGSARVLGHDVATEGAAIRSLVGYMPEHDCLPADVSASDLVVHLGQMSGLPYPAARERASDVLRHVGLAEERYRPIGGYSTGMKQRAKLAQALVHDPRLVLLDEPTNGLDPSARDDMLALVRRIGAEFGISVLVTSHLLGELERVSDHIVVLDAGRLLRSSATSEFLHATGSLLVEVQGRHDADRLLGQALLDAGLVARPAEGRLVEVDVRDEHTRDVVRDLTVDLGLGLVRMQERHHRIEDVFRDGGAGSVQPV
- a CDS encoding ABC transporter permease; the protein is MSSPSERPARPPAGTGVIHDLGYRRYTGPRLGEPAVARAFFLSGLRHTYGLGRSGRSKVLPMLLLGLMLLPALILVGVLVQARDLLGLDEQLVAYSTYPITTQLLISVFVASQAPALISRDLRFRTITLYLARPMRRRTYVLVRLASLTVATFVLIGAPLLLMYVGGVLADLPLTRETGRFLGGLVGAALLAACLAGLAAVVAALTVRRGLAVTAVIVVLLVSFTLVSTVQGVAASTDHDTVGRIAGLFSPYTLVNGVQVFLFDSPAATATPPEGTAMGLLYLLGVLAVVLGSIVALLVRYRRVD